In one Kluyveromyces marxianus DMKU3-1042 DNA, complete genome, chromosome 4 genomic region, the following are encoded:
- the AEP3 gene encoding Aep3p, with product MNDTKLSLNAVQYWLNPAEVRDRHSIVMDRLRVVMGYLKKTPICISSPTLTLTVSPANFKFPSTQAVKNETTKERETCGIPASNVREEYLKSLDLPYLSRISKKEGPYDYKRAMEFSKALKRTMDSKSADQTIFSLCSESIAKLISLLLQITPDKLVVPSSTRIFPRELFTDIPKLTDEITSDTDKFANYIGLLTHTKFHYKGSSSQGGIIPKLLNSLLHPSNSQTVKLKSTSVFNDVIFYYTTKNNFATCRELFAQMKAEGFNPDTMTYNLLLRSLRKNDALVKQKLPYDEAVFYLTKMKIEGVPADVITWNTCYLLLKDNISRAIFLEKMIEKNVPLTQHIIHAVLGASDVPYQAVINFLVEYDFPIDTNIIKICFSKLIEEENYERSWKLLEHAKRSKFNVSDPFFLETYIRKFADMGRMDLSLITFNTLTTKYMVTPTLHCYDMLFKCLVRQGYHKNFGVVYKYLVQKLKHLTGGKIISNYWIVKSRAILKFNIGSKGDRDISQAVSDLDHLIKKCVWNEDKGLKIDCWDQYYQYRRLFRTVGAVPHHTSSKKLNKEQYPAEASRKKKKYIKRMKETSIANKKLKDAQYEKDYYGALKNDLLNRGIMDN from the coding sequence ATGAATGATACAAAATTGTCACTTAACGCTGTACAATACTGGTTAAACCCAGCAGAAGTGCGGGATCGTCATTCGATAGTAATGGATAGGCTTCGAGTGGTAATGGGGTATCTTAAAAAGACTCCTATATGCATTAGTTCACCGACCTTAACTTTAACTGTATCTCCAGCTAATTTTAAGTTTCCATCAACACAAGCCGTTAAGAAtgaaacaacaaaagaacgAGAAACATGTGGAATTCCAGCTTCGAATGTTCGTGAAGAATACTTAAAGTCATTAGATCTGCCGTACCTCAGTAGGATAAGCAAGAAAGAAGGGCCTTATGATTATAAAAGAGCTATGGAATTCTCAAAGGCCTTGAAGCGGACTATGGATAGTAAAAGTGCGGATCAAACCATATTCTCTCTATGTAGCGAAAGCATTGCCAAACTGATATCGCTTTTGCTCCAAATAACTCCTGATAAGCTGGTGGTACCATCATCCACGCGGATCTTTCCTAGAGAACTTTTCACAGATATTCCGAAGTTAACAGACGAAATCACAAGTGATACGGATAAATTCGCAAATTATATTGGGTTGTTAACTCATACTAAGTTTCATTATAaaggttcttcttcccaaGGGGGTATTATACCAAAGCTACTAAATAGCTTGTTGCATCCTTCAAACAGTCAAACTGtaaaattaaaatcaaCATCAGTATTCAATGATGTTATCTTCTACTACACAACGAAAAATAACTTTGCAACTTGCAGAGAACTTTTTGCACAAATGAAAGCGGAAGGTTTCAATCCTGACACAATGACCTACAATCTACTATTGCGGTCCTTAAGAAAAAATGATGCACTAGTAAAACAAAAGCTTCCCTATGATGAGGCTGTATTTTACCttacaaaaatgaaaatagaaGGAGTTCCTGCTGATGTGATTACATGGAACACATGTTACCTTCTCTTAAAGGACAATATCTCTAGAGCTATCTTTTTAGAGAAGATGATTGAAAAGAATGTCCCTCTAACACAACATATCATACATGCAGTTTTGGGTGCCAGCGACGTTCCTTACCAAGCCGTGATAAATTTTTTAGTAGAATACGACTTCCCCATTGATACcaatattattaaaataTGTTTTAGTAAACTTattgaggaagaaaattaTGAAAGGTCATGGAAACTACTCGAACATGCCAAAAGATCGAAGTTTAACGTTAGCGATccatttttcttggaaacTTACATCAGAAAATTTGCGGATATGGGCCGTATGGACCTATCTTTAATCACATTCAACACACTAACTACAAAATATATGGTAACACCTACGCTTCATTGCTACGACATGCTTTTCAAGTGTCTTGTTAGGCAAGGGTATCATAAGAATTTTGGTGTTGTTTATAAGTATTTAGTCCAAAAGCTTAAACATCTAACAGGGGGCAAGATAATATCCAACTATTGGATCGTTAAAAGCAGGGCTATTCTAAAATTCAATATTGGGTCGAAAGGTGACAGGGACATTTCTCAAGCGGTTTCGGACTTAGATCACTTGATAAAAAAATGTGTCTGGAATGAAGATAAAGGCTTGAAAATTGACTGCTGGGACCAGTATTATCAATATAGAAGGCTTTTCAGAACTGTAGGTGCGGTGCCTCATCATACTTCATCGAAGAAGCTGAATAAAGAACAATACCCAGCAGAAGcctcaagaaagaagaaaaaatatatcaagCGTATGAAAGAAACTTCTATtgcaaataaaaaattgaaagacGCACAATACGAGAAAGATTATTATGGTGCGCTGAAGAATGATCTTTTGAACAGAGGAATAATGGACAATTAG